A part of Paenibacillus sp. 481 genomic DNA contains:
- a CDS encoding GNAT family N-acetyltransferase, protein MYDISIQEITKVNWEEAVKLSVHENQKSFVPNMVESLAYAFIKPWDEALDPYVLVENNKIIGAFYISYTPDSEDNYWIGGFQIAKEYQGQGYGKQSLNQIIDFIEKKHPECKIVSLTVEVENVNAIRLYESVGFVNQHRKNSDQQAIYKLIVG, encoded by the coding sequence ATGTACGATATTAGCATACAAGAAATCACTAAAGTAAATTGGGAAGAAGCTGTTAAATTGTCCGTACATGAGAATCAAAAATCTTTCGTTCCTAATATGGTTGAGTCGCTTGCGTATGCATTTATAAAACCATGGGATGAAGCATTAGACCCTTACGTTTTAGTTGAGAACAACAAAATTATTGGTGCTTTTTACATCAGTTATACACCGGACAGTGAGGATAATTACTGGATTGGCGGATTTCAGATTGCTAAAGAGTATCAGGGTCAAGGGTATGGTAAACAGTCTTTAAACCAAATTATTGATTTTATTGAAAAGAAACATCCTGAATGCAAAATAGTGTCTTTAACCGTAGAAGTAGAAAATGTGAATGCTATACGCCTATATGAGAGTGTTGGATTTGTAAACCAACATAGAAAAAATAGTGATCAGCAGGCGATATACAAATTAATCGTTGGTTAA
- a CDS encoding YndJ family transporter: MKPSIVPTILGGIIAILIFCLETFQLNLVEKFLMYAAFVIVPLVILLLSYDEQNKQQKMIYAAIKLLQLPAALLALASVMANKTWGLGSTAVPGNLSLGWLLFTLLLGIYGLTVIVNHKGRAGEIAIGAGLIYFFIGGIWFSLYQYQLDLFQVKHTTHALSSAHFHFSSAIVPIFIGMLGRIMTKKSWYPWVVAIDIIGPLLIAVGIIFSKPIEYIGVTLFACNIAIYTTYLLAYLKKGSLRNKSTFFLVLSCIAFYTIVVISMCYPLLKNMFSLTIHDFIPVYGLLHAFGFVLCGLIGWVYMIGSLKEKKLAYGT; encoded by the coding sequence TATAGCCATCCTTATCTTTTGTCTAGAAACTTTCCAACTCAATCTTGTTGAAAAGTTCCTCATGTATGCGGCTTTCGTCATAGTCCCTCTTGTGATTTTACTGTTGAGCTATGACGAACAAAATAAACAGCAAAAGATGATTTATGCTGCGATCAAGCTGCTTCAATTGCCCGCAGCTCTCCTTGCTTTAGCCTCCGTAATGGCCAACAAAACGTGGGGGCTGGGAAGTACAGCAGTGCCAGGGAACCTCTCCCTTGGGTGGCTGCTGTTCACATTGCTGCTCGGTATCTATGGCCTGACCGTGATTGTGAATCACAAGGGGAGAGCAGGGGAAATAGCCATTGGCGCGGGGCTCATTTACTTTTTTATAGGGGGCATTTGGTTCTCCCTATATCAGTATCAATTGGACCTCTTCCAAGTTAAACATACAACACACGCTCTGAGCTCGGCCCATTTTCATTTCTCATCTGCAATCGTTCCGATCTTTATCGGTATGCTGGGCCGGATCATGACGAAGAAGAGCTGGTATCCTTGGGTCGTTGCCATCGATATTATCGGCCCCCTTCTGATTGCTGTTGGTATTATTTTCTCGAAACCGATTGAGTATATCGGGGTGACCTTGTTCGCCTGTAATATTGCGATTTACACCACTTATCTCCTTGCTTATTTGAAGAAAGGCTCGTTACGCAATAAGTCGACCTTCTTTTTAGTGCTTTCTTGTATTGCCTTTTACACGATTGTCGTTATTTCCATGTGCTATCCATTATTGAAAAACATGTTTTCCTTAACCATACACGATTTCATTCCGGTTTACGGACTGCTGCATGCGTTTGGTTTTGTATTATGTGGACTGATCGGATGGGTGTACATGATAGGCTCTCTTAAGGAAAAAAAGCTTGCGTACGGTACATAG
- a CDS encoding M13-type metalloendopeptidase: MMKKKFLSLLTATIMVLSASLPVYANEAPPTATRGEIVNSLLSAADAYQSGMGKEAVIKGNGNGDLRENEPAKKIEALVMLSRAFGELPEPVGNDLRSGTFGVEFTDVPAWAKKDIDKLARAGVLTGKPDGTLGVNDNITLAEFQTIIARVWTLKGSHVNDDFYEAINKQWLNKSTIPAGEIMGGGFSELQKQNNDHIAKMIDGLSGNQFANGTKEQKLADFYKTALDTENRNKQGIEPIQKYVKTIDGAKTFDDLVQADLVMEKELGLSTLFHFTIMGDAKDSSKNALYYTGLSTGLDKNSLVTEDVKTKKAYIQHLTKILVLSGEEESAAKARAEKVYEMEKSLAAVSLEPHEQGDVNKYYNPYTIEQFDDMHKEVDMKQALKSMKVDSADKVIVFDVKLAQKGAEFMTEANLEVLKAYSKVQLLSATSGLLSDEFRDAANEFSATLYGVSGEKTDQEIAAAITQTTMSGYLEQMFAEKHFSPEAKKDVEQMVNKLIATYEKRIKSLDWMSDATKAKAIKKLDTMVVKIGYPDKWDTTLDKVTIKTYDEGGSLFSNTFAVTTAYINSMKAKLGKPVDRSQWITSVYTVNAFYNPLNNEITFPAGILQAPFYDIKAKPEANLGAIGMIIGHEISHAFDNNGAAYDEKGNANNWWTEEDFKKFKGKNQELIEFYDGIESVPGVLNDGQLTLSENVADLGGMAAALQVVSEMSNPDYKAFFESNAKMWRSTTTKDFAVLLSTSDTHSANKVRVNRTIVNFPQFYETYGIKPEDGMYVAPEDRVSIW, encoded by the coding sequence ATGATGAAAAAGAAATTTTTATCCTTACTAACCGCCACTATTATGGTCCTTTCAGCTAGCTTACCCGTGTATGCTAATGAAGCGCCGCCTACAGCGACAAGAGGAGAAATCGTCAATAGCTTGTTGTCTGCGGCTGACGCTTACCAATCAGGTATGGGTAAAGAAGCCGTTATTAAAGGTAATGGAAACGGAGATTTAAGAGAGAATGAACCGGCTAAAAAAATCGAAGCTTTAGTCATGCTGAGCAGAGCATTCGGCGAATTGCCTGAGCCTGTCGGAAATGATTTGCGCAGTGGGACATTTGGTGTCGAGTTCACCGATGTGCCAGCTTGGGCTAAGAAAGATATCGATAAACTGGCAAGAGCAGGCGTACTGACAGGCAAGCCTGACGGCACATTAGGCGTAAACGACAACATTACACTCGCTGAGTTCCAAACTATTATCGCCAGAGTGTGGACGCTTAAAGGTTCCCATGTAAATGACGATTTTTATGAAGCCATCAATAAACAGTGGTTAAATAAATCAACGATTCCAGCAGGTGAAATCATGGGTGGTGGATTCTCCGAGCTGCAAAAACAAAATAACGATCACATAGCAAAAATGATAGATGGGCTGTCAGGCAATCAGTTCGCTAATGGAACAAAAGAACAGAAACTTGCCGACTTCTATAAGACGGCGTTGGATACCGAAAATAGAAATAAACAAGGCATCGAGCCCATTCAAAAATACGTAAAGACCATTGATGGCGCTAAAACGTTTGACGATCTCGTGCAAGCCGACCTTGTCATGGAAAAAGAATTAGGTCTAAGCACGTTATTCCACTTTACAATTATGGGTGATGCAAAGGACAGCAGTAAAAATGCTTTGTATTACACAGGATTATCTACTGGTCTAGATAAAAATAGCTTAGTAACGGAAGACGTGAAAACGAAAAAAGCCTATATTCAGCATTTGACCAAAATTCTTGTGCTATCCGGCGAGGAAGAGTCTGCTGCAAAGGCCCGTGCTGAGAAGGTTTATGAAATGGAAAAAAGCTTAGCTGCCGTGTCGCTTGAGCCTCATGAACAAGGTGACGTCAATAAGTACTATAATCCGTATACGATCGAACAATTCGATGATATGCATAAAGAAGTAGATATGAAACAAGCCTTGAAATCGATGAAAGTCGACAGTGCCGATAAAGTAATCGTATTCGATGTGAAGCTGGCACAAAAAGGCGCGGAGTTCATGACTGAAGCTAATCTTGAAGTGCTGAAAGCTTACTCCAAAGTACAGTTACTTTCAGCAACAAGCGGTTTGTTGTCGGATGAATTCAGAGACGCTGCAAATGAATTCTCCGCTACCCTATACGGTGTTTCAGGGGAAAAAACAGATCAGGAAATTGCAGCAGCCATCACACAAACGACGATGAGTGGATACTTGGAGCAAATGTTTGCTGAGAAACATTTTTCACCAGAAGCTAAAAAAGATGTTGAGCAAATGGTTAATAAGTTAATTGCGACGTATGAAAAAAGAATCAAATCGCTGGATTGGATGTCAGACGCAACCAAAGCTAAGGCCATTAAAAAGCTGGATACGATGGTCGTTAAGATCGGATATCCAGATAAATGGGATACGACATTAGACAAAGTAACGATCAAGACTTATGACGAAGGTGGTTCGCTGTTCTCTAATACCTTCGCAGTAACGACTGCATACATCAATAGCATGAAAGCTAAACTTGGTAAGCCAGTGGATAGATCGCAATGGATAACGAGCGTTTACACCGTAAATGCATTCTACAATCCGTTGAATAATGAAATTACGTTCCCTGCTGGTATTCTTCAAGCGCCTTTCTATGACATTAAGGCTAAACCTGAAGCTAACCTTGGAGCAATCGGCATGATCATTGGCCATGAGATCAGCCATGCATTTGATAACAACGGAGCGGCATACGACGAAAAAGGAAATGCGAATAATTGGTGGACGGAAGAAGACTTTAAGAAGTTCAAAGGGAAAAACCAAGAACTGATTGAGTTCTATGATGGAATTGAGAGTGTTCCCGGTGTGTTAAACGACGGTCAGCTTACACTCAGCGAGAATGTCGCTGATTTAGGTGGAATGGCTGCTGCATTGCAAGTTGTGTCCGAAATGAGCAATCCGGATTATAAAGCGTTTTTCGAAAGCAATGCAAAAATGTGGAGATCCACAACGACCAAAGATTTTGCAGTGCTTCTAAGCACAAGTGATACACACTCAGCCAATAAAGTTCGCGTAAACCGCACAATTGTGAACTTCCCGCAATTTTATGAAACGTATGGAATTAAGCCTGAGGATGGCATGTATGTAGCACCGGAGGATCGAGTGTCGATCTGGTAA